The following are encoded together in the Bombus pascuorum chromosome 10, iyBomPasc1.1, whole genome shotgun sequence genome:
- the LOC132911535 gene encoding disks large-associated protein 5-like, with protein MASTDKIRNTSVKETSFSSNNNVSMSEQSNFPFIPIIFSPYVVSSRGKSNARREQQLKRGFSLRHSPSDDDVPTKDTIMKCLNISIEEEERTAQYFHFLLNRETDRLTELCEKWMKIMVEAEITENDQWEISQVIEQTHLLINKKFDRFRKLVTNCETGKGEMLVTCKDLQGFWDMMYMDIQNCDLQFEKLRDLCSQDRKEDVLINKSVTKKKLNSIKATLIKSKQKMTEKIRNIGGKSKLKSNLYQTLGDKYDKNISSGIKHRIKAIFSSSNEKKLSPVKYAKRLSLLQKVQLSETLTKQKPCSKTINLSEICKTPEVQLDDSISYINSNQTPGKSILKQPKNSPKIGCLMKFTNKVNFDDHIVLNEVPIDEETEVKLNLAAALSRIDNLDLDSSNEVTAFSAERNFFFDDVRSDECKNDIKENSKDNKLTSPRTQTTIAFQELNKNLGTPQERSTRKQNFVDKNMIPNQTLPFDRNISTPIKENKDVKTVNTLKQKHTPNYNKKEINNSDESIRILRNRTIISMDTSLPKRRSFSKMSMDIEEREHKENESPLKKKRRTSSFKINVDNNEKMNINESNNNKGRSIKNVKFSGKEYSAERNRPTLSMTSRVQRCKIDSNKYIPIEDSISLEMQTKTPERIRRSKSKIS; from the exons atggCTAGTACGGacaaaatacgtaatactagTGTTAAAGAAACAagtttttcttcaaataataatgtatCTATGTCAGAACAgtcaaattttccatttattccGATTATATTTTCTCCTTATGTAGTTTCTAGTCGTGGAAAATCCAATGCTAGAAGAGAACAGCAGTTAAAACGTGGTTTTAGTCTTCGTCATTCGCCAAGCGATGATGATGTTCCTACCAAAGACACTATcatgaaatgtttaaatatttcgattgaagaagaagaacgtaCCGCACaatattttcactttctttTGAATAGAGAAACGGATAGATTAACCGAATTATGTGAAAAATGGATGAAAATTATGGTAGAAGCTGAAATTACAGAAAATGATCAATGGGAAATAAGTCAAGTTATTGAACAAACacatttgttaataaataaaaaatttgatagaTTTCGTAAATTGGTTACTAATTGCGAAACAGGGAAAGGAGAAATGTTAGTTACATGTAAAGATTTGCAAGGATTTTGGGATATGATGTACATGGATATACAAAACTGTGAtttacaatttgaaaaattgaggGACCTTTGTTCGCAAGACAGGAAAGAAGATGTGCTTATTAACAAATCagttactaaaaaaaaattaaattccattaAAGCTACCTTAATAAAGAGCAAACAGAAGATGACagagaaaattagaaacattgGTGGTAAAAGTAAACTTAAATCTAATTTATACCAAACTTTAGGTGATAAATATGATAAGAATATAAGTTCTGGGATAAAACACAGAATAAAGGCTATATTTAGTAGTTCTAATGAAAAAAAACTTTCACCTGTAAAGTACGCTAAAAGATTAAGTTTACTGCAAAAAGTACAATTATCTGAAACACTGACGAAACAAAAGCCTTGCTCAAAAACAATAAATCTGagtgaaatatgtaaaacacCAGAAGTTCAGTTAGATGATTCGATATCTTATATCAATTCTAATCAAACACCAGGAAAGAGCATATTAAAACAGCCAAAGAATTCACCTAAAATAGGATGTCtcatgaaatttacaaataaagttaattttgATGATCATATAGTTTTAAATGAAGTACCAATTGACGAAGAAACAgaggtaaaattaaatttagctGCGGCATTGTCAAGAATAGATAATTTAGATCTTGATAGCTCTAATGAAGTAACAGCTTTTAGTgcagaaagaaactttttttttgATGATGTTAGATCCGATGAATGTAAAAATGATatcaaagaaaattcaaaagataataaattaacgtCTCCACGAACGCAAACGACAATAGCATTTCaagaattgaataaaaatctcGGTACACCACAAGAAAGAAGCacgagaaaacaaaattttgtagataaaaatatgataccAAATCAAACTCTGCCattcgatagaaatatttccacaccaattaaagaaaataaagatgttAAAACTGTAAATACACTAAAACAGAAACATACTCctaattataacaaaaaagaaatcaacaaTAGTGATGAAAgtataagaattttaagaaatagaaCTATTATTTCAATGGATACATCTCTACCTAAGAGAAGATCTTTTAGCAAAATGTCTATGGATATAGAAGAACGAGAACATAAAGAAAATGAATCAcctttaaagaagaaaagaagaacaagttctttcaaaattaacgttgataataatgaaaaaatgaatataaatgaaagtaaTAACAACAAGGGAAGATCTATTAAAAACGTCAAATTTTCTG GAAAAGAATATAGTGCAGAAAGAAATAGACCAACCTTATCTATGACTTCTCGTGTTCAAAGGTGTAAAATAGATTCCAACAAATACATTCCAATAGAAGATTCTATTTCTTTGGAAATGCAAAcgaaaa CTCCAGAACGAATTAGGAGATCTAAAAGCAAAATATCATAG